A genomic window from Flavobacterium hankyongi includes:
- a CDS encoding DUF3667 domain-containing protein, with product MGHHELRKDMTCLNCNYVVEKRFCPNCGQENKHTKESFHFLFTHFFEDFTHYESSFWKTIKYLLFYPAKLTKEYLSGKRQTYVQPVRLYIFISFVTFFLLPTLTNITNHKEEKKVRDSEKYIQSKEEEISSKTLIGDFKSVAAYDSLQNTLPEKEKSSSIERWVGRKIASINEHNTWEEFQEKFVESLFHNLPKVIFLFMPVFAFTIWLFHNKKRWYYYEHGVFTLHYFSMILLSFTIFLLLNWMLGFVENYINTDAIIGLVGTAMFFWWIFYFFRSHSRFYEEKKFVSRLKASFIFFINFFLMEIFLILLLAYSILNVN from the coding sequence ATGGGACATCATGAATTACGTAAGGATATGACTTGTTTGAACTGCAATTATGTAGTTGAAAAAAGGTTTTGTCCTAATTGTGGACAAGAAAATAAACATACCAAAGAATCTTTCCATTTTTTGTTTACACATTTCTTTGAAGATTTTACTCATTATGAAAGTTCCTTTTGGAAAACCATCAAGTATTTACTTTTCTATCCTGCAAAATTAACCAAAGAGTACCTTTCGGGAAAGCGACAAACATATGTTCAACCAGTAAGACTTTATATTTTCATTAGTTTTGTTACTTTTTTTTTATTACCAACATTAACCAATATTACCAACCATAAGGAAGAGAAAAAGGTTAGAGATTCAGAAAAATATATACAAAGTAAAGAAGAAGAAATTTCATCTAAAACATTAATAGGAGATTTTAAGTCGGTTGCAGCTTATGACTCCTTACAAAACACACTTCCTGAAAAAGAAAAATCCTCTTCGATTGAGCGTTGGGTTGGTAGAAAAATTGCAAGTATAAATGAGCACAATACTTGGGAAGAGTTTCAAGAAAAATTTGTTGAATCTTTATTTCACAATTTACCCAAGGTGATTTTCTTGTTCATGCCTGTTTTTGCTTTTACAATTTGGTTATTTCATAACAAAAAACGTTGGTATTATTATGAACACGGTGTTTTTACTCTACATTATTTTTCCATGATTTTATTGTCGTTTACTATATTCCTGTTGTTAAATTGGATGCTGGGTTTTGTTGAAAATTACATTAATACTGATGCGATAATTGGACTTGTTGGAACTGCAATGTTTTTCTGGTGGATATTTTATTTTTTCAGATCACACAGCCGATTTTATGAAGAAAAGAAATTCGTTTCAAGGCTAAAAGCAAGTTTTATATTTTTTATTAATTTCTTTTTAATGGAGATTTTTCTAATTCTTTTATTAGCTTACAGCATTTTAAATGTTAATTAA
- a CDS encoding M28 family metallopeptidase gives MKNQIAILTLALATFTSCTSQKSTASMTTSTSVSLESNSTDVEKYIKTITSDDLKTHLYIVASDEMQGRNTGEEGQKKAGKYLIEQYIKNGVSFPKTAKDWYQKVPSEFMAKGFSPKLNNSENIWAFIEGSEKPNEILVVSAHYDHVGMKNGEIYNGADDDGSGTVALLEIAQAFQQAKNEGKGSKRSILFLHVTGEEHGLHGSRFYTENPLFPLAKTITDINIDMIGRRDEFHKDSNNYVYIIGSDYLSSDLYNITEAANKKFVNLNLDYKYNDRNDPNRFYYRSDHYNFAKHNIPAVFLFNGTHEDYHQPTDEPSKIEYDALAKRTQLAFAIAWELANRKERPVVDKSGN, from the coding sequence ATGAAAAACCAAATTGCCATTTTAACCTTAGCCCTTGCTACATTTACTAGTTGCACGAGTCAAAAATCGACCGCAAGCATGACAACTTCTACTAGTGTTTCGCTAGAATCAAACAGTACAGATGTTGAGAAGTACATAAAAACCATTACTTCTGATGATTTAAAAACGCATCTTTACATTGTTGCTTCTGACGAAATGCAAGGACGTAATACTGGTGAAGAAGGTCAAAAAAAAGCAGGTAAATATCTTATTGAACAATACATTAAAAACGGGGTTTCGTTTCCTAAGACAGCTAAAGATTGGTATCAAAAAGTACCATCAGAATTTATGGCTAAAGGATTTTCTCCTAAATTAAACAATTCCGAGAACATTTGGGCATTTATAGAAGGATCTGAAAAACCCAATGAAATATTAGTTGTTTCTGCCCATTATGACCATGTAGGAATGAAAAATGGTGAAATATATAATGGTGCCGATGATGACGGATCAGGAACTGTTGCTCTATTGGAAATAGCACAAGCATTTCAGCAAGCTAAAAACGAAGGGAAAGGTTCTAAACGTTCAATTTTATTCTTACACGTAACTGGTGAAGAACATGGATTACACGGTTCTCGTTTCTATACAGAAAATCCTTTATTTCCCTTAGCAAAAACAATCACAGACATCAATATTGATATGATTGGTCGTCGCGACGAGTTTCACAAAGACAGCAACAATTATGTTTATATAATTGGTTCTGATTATCTTTCATCTGATCTTTATAATATTACAGAAGCTGCCAACAAAAAATTTGTAAATCTTAATTTAGACTACAAATACAACGATCGTAACGACCCTAATCGTTTCTACTACCGTTCAGATCACTACAACTTTGCTAAACATAACATTCCTGCTGTGTTCTTATTTAATGGTACTCACGAAGATTATCATCAGCCAACAGATGAGCCTAGTAAAATAGAATACGATGCATTGGCTAAAAGAACACAATTAGCTTTTGCTATTGCTTGGGAATTGGCTAATCGCAAAGAAAGACCTGTTGTAGATAAATCAGGAAATTAA
- a CDS encoding D-alanine--D-alanine ligase, with protein sequence MKNIAIIMGGYSSEYQISLKSGNVVYQNLDQAKYKGYRIHIFKEKWVYVDDNDNEYLVDKNDFSVIVNGNKIVFDCVFNAIHGTPGEDGLMQAYFELLGIKQTSCDYYQAALTFNKRDLLSVLKPYGIKTATSFYLNQGDKIDVDEIIEKVGLPCFVKPNKSGSSFGISKVHKKEDFLNAVENAYKEDNEIIIESFLDGTEVSVGVINYKGEVIVLPMTEIVSENDFFDYEAKYLGKSQEITPARLTPEIEARVREVAKKAYVVLKMSGFSRSEYILVNGEPHMLEMNTIPGLTNESLIPQQAHEAGISLSDLFSNVIELALNK encoded by the coding sequence ATGAAAAATATCGCCATTATTATGGGAGGTTACTCAAGCGAGTACCAAATTTCACTTAAAAGTGGAAACGTAGTTTACCAAAATCTTGATCAGGCAAAATACAAAGGATACCGTATTCATATTTTTAAAGAAAAATGGGTTTATGTAGACGATAATGATAATGAATATTTAGTAGACAAAAATGATTTTTCTGTTATTGTTAATGGTAATAAAATTGTTTTTGATTGTGTTTTTAATGCAATTCACGGAACTCCTGGAGAAGATGGATTAATGCAAGCTTATTTTGAACTGCTAGGAATTAAGCAAACATCATGTGATTATTATCAAGCAGCCTTAACTTTTAATAAAAGAGATTTGCTATCGGTTTTAAAACCTTACGGAATAAAAACAGCAACCTCATTCTATCTAAATCAAGGAGATAAAATAGATGTAGATGAAATCATAGAGAAAGTAGGATTGCCTTGTTTTGTTAAACCAAATAAATCGGGATCAAGCTTTGGAATTTCTAAAGTACATAAAAAAGAAGATTTTTTAAATGCTGTCGAAAATGCTTATAAAGAAGACAACGAAATTATTATTGAAAGTTTTCTTGATGGAACAGAAGTTTCCGTGGGTGTTATAAATTATAAAGGAGAAGTAATTGTATTGCCTATGACCGAAATAGTTTCTGAGAATGATTTTTTTGATTATGAAGCAAAATATTTAGGAAAGTCACAAGAAATTACACCTGCTAGGCTTACCCCTGAGATAGAAGCAAGAGTTCGTGAAGTGGCTAAAAAAGCGTATGTGGTTCTTAAAATGAGTGGTTTTTCGCGTAGTGAATACATCTTAGTAAATGGTGAGCCACATATGTTAGAAATGAATACAATTCCTGGTCTTACAAATGAAAGTCTGATTCCTCAACAAGCTCATGAAGCTGGAATATCATTATCAGATTTGTTTTCAAACGTTATCGAACTAGCATTAAATAAATAA
- a CDS encoding RluA family pseudouridine synthase has product MSQEVFENEELDDELYEHYKFISPKGQSILRVDKFLMQLIENATRNKIQQAAERGNIFANGIPVKSNYKVKPFDEIKVMLSHPPFENHIIPENIPLDIVYEDDALLVINKPVGLVVHPGHGNYTGTLVNALAYHFDNLPMNSSERPGLVHRIDKNTSGLLVIAKTESAMTYLAKQFEDKTTEREYIAIVWGNVKEDEGTIEGNLARHAVDRMQMAVYADPNIGKPAITHYKVLERFGYVTVVSCILETGRTHQIRAHMKYIGHPLFNDERYGGHLILKGTTFTKYKQFVENCFKILPRQALHAKTLGFEHPVTKEYMRFDTEIPDDMKECIEKWRNYSKSHIFDQPED; this is encoded by the coding sequence ATGAGTCAGGAAGTTTTTGAAAACGAAGAATTAGACGACGAGTTATACGAGCATTACAAATTTATTTCACCTAAAGGTCAATCGATTTTACGTGTAGATAAGTTTTTGATGCAACTTATCGAAAATGCAACACGCAATAAAATTCAACAAGCCGCAGAAAGAGGTAATATTTTTGCTAACGGAATTCCTGTAAAATCAAATTATAAAGTAAAACCTTTTGATGAGATAAAGGTAATGCTTTCACACCCTCCGTTTGAAAATCATATTATTCCCGAAAACATTCCTTTAGACATCGTTTACGAAGACGATGCATTACTTGTTATTAATAAACCTGTTGGTTTAGTAGTTCATCCTGGACACGGAAATTATACGGGTACATTAGTCAATGCACTTGCTTATCATTTTGATAACTTACCAATGAACAGCAGTGAGCGTCCTGGTTTAGTTCACAGAATAGATAAAAATACTTCGGGCCTATTAGTTATTGCAAAAACGGAGTCTGCAATGACATATTTAGCAAAACAATTTGAAGATAAAACTACTGAGCGAGAATATATTGCTATTGTTTGGGGAAATGTAAAAGAAGATGAAGGAACAATAGAAGGAAACTTAGCACGTCATGCTGTTGACAGAATGCAGATGGCGGTATATGCAGATCCTAACATTGGGAAACCAGCAATAACACATTATAAAGTTTTAGAAAGATTTGGTTATGTCACTGTAGTTTCTTGTATTTTAGAAACTGGTAGAACGCATCAAATTAGAGCTCACATGAAATATATTGGACATCCGTTATTTAATGATGAAAGATATGGTGGTCACTTGATTTTAAAAGGAACAACTTTTACAAAATACAAGCAGTTTGTAGAAAATTGTTTTAAAATATTACCACGCCAAGCACTACATGCAAAAACACTTGGTTTTGAACATCCTGTCACTAAGGAATACATGCGTTTTGATACAGAAATTCCAGATGACATGAAAGAGTGTATAGAAAAGTGGCGAAATTATTCTAAATCGCATATATTTGATCAACCTGAAGATTAA
- a CDS encoding PASTA domain-containing protein, with amino-acid sequence MSLKKFLFSFTFFKQLALAFLIICASLFLFMYWISFTTNHGEEITVPNLSKLTLEEAEDKLDELDLDYELLDTVDFNSSFPIHSIVQQDPAPGAKVKQNRVIYVKINASGYSKVRLPDLVQKTYRQAVPTLKALGLEVGDTTYIPNLAKDMVLEMKVGGKSIKAGQQVLKMTKVDLVLGDGKIGFEEENLDEINQGTDSTATE; translated from the coding sequence ATGAGTCTCAAAAAATTCCTATTTAGTTTTACTTTTTTCAAGCAACTTGCTTTAGCTTTTTTAATTATATGTGCATCACTGTTTTTATTCATGTATTGGATTAGTTTTACAACTAATCATGGTGAAGAGATAACAGTTCCTAACTTAAGCAAACTAACTCTTGAAGAAGCAGAAGACAAATTAGATGAGCTCGATTTAGACTATGAGTTATTAGACACAGTTGATTTCAATTCTTCATTTCCTATACATTCGATAGTGCAACAAGATCCGGCACCTGGTGCAAAAGTGAAACAAAACCGTGTTATTTATGTAAAAATAAATGCTTCGGGTTACTCTAAAGTTAGACTACCCGATTTAGTCCAAAAAACATACCGTCAAGCTGTACCAACATTAAAAGCTCTTGGCTTAGAAGTTGGTGATACAACATATATTCCTAACCTCGCAAAAGATATGGTTCTTGAAATGAAAGTTGGAGGAAAATCAATAAAAGCTGGACAACAAGTACTTAAAATGACTAAAGTTGATTTGGTTTTAGGAGATGGTAAGATTGGTTTTGAGGAAGAAAATCTTGACGAAATTAATCAAGGAACAGATTCAACAGCTACAGAATAA
- the coaD gene encoding pantetheine-phosphate adenylyltransferase produces MRRAIFPGSFDPITLGHLDIINRSIPLFDEIIIAIGVNAEKKYMFPLEERKRFIEETFKLEDSISVITYEGLTIDLCKKLEADFILRGLRNPADFEFEKAIAHTNRKLSKIETVFLLTAADTSFISSSIVRDVIRNGGNYKVLVPDAVTVK; encoded by the coding sequence ATGCGCAGAGCCATATTTCCAGGATCATTTGATCCTATTACTCTAGGACATTTAGATATAATCAACCGAAGTATTCCTTTGTTTGATGAAATTATAATAGCAATTGGTGTCAATGCAGAAAAAAAATACATGTTTCCTTTAGAAGAACGTAAGCGTTTTATAGAGGAAACGTTTAAGCTAGAAGATTCAATTTCAGTAATAACTTACGAAGGATTAACAATTGACCTTTGTAAAAAATTAGAGGCCGATTTTATATTAAGAGGTTTGCGTAATCCTGCTGATTTTGAATTTGAAAAAGCGATTGCCCACACAAATAGAAAATTATCTAAAATTGAGACTGTTTTTCTTCTAACAGCAGCAGATACTTCTTTTATAAGTTCAAGTATCGTTAGAGATGTTATTAGAAACGGAGGAAATTACAAAGTATTGGTACCAGATGCAGTTACTGTGAAATAA
- a CDS encoding NUDIX hydrolase, with protein sequence MYKVFVNDKPLFLTNEIKKETDFKFFLLESVDIEQLIIGFFQNKFQKVYLYHPDEKEIMKTLRAKIPVCKAGGGLVHNDKGEALFIFRNGKWDLPKGGMDRGEEYEETAIREVKEETGVGKLKITNKLPKTYHVFKRNGKYKLKITQWFEMHSSFEGKPVGQIEEGIEKVAWLKPHEVEEALKNSYENIKLLFTEEKKLHE encoded by the coding sequence ATGTATAAAGTTTTTGTAAACGACAAGCCTCTTTTCCTGACAAATGAAATCAAAAAAGAAACTGATTTCAAGTTTTTTTTATTGGAAAGTGTCGACATAGAACAATTAATAATTGGTTTTTTTCAAAACAAATTTCAGAAGGTGTATTTATATCATCCTGATGAAAAAGAAATTATGAAAACTTTGAGAGCCAAAATACCAGTTTGCAAAGCAGGAGGCGGATTAGTTCATAACGACAAAGGAGAGGCTCTCTTTATTTTTAGAAACGGAAAATGGGATCTACCAAAAGGCGGAATGGATCGCGGTGAAGAATATGAAGAAACCGCTATACGAGAAGTTAAAGAAGAAACTGGTGTTGGAAAACTTAAAATAACTAATAAACTTCCTAAAACATACCATGTATTTAAACGTAACGGTAAATACAAACTTAAAATAACACAATGGTTTGAAATGCATTCTTCTTTTGAAGGAAAACCCGTTGGACAAATAGAAGAAGGTATTGAAAAAGTAGCTTGGTTAAAACCACACGAAGTTGAAGAAGCACTGAAAAACTCATACGAAAACATAAAACTGTTATTTACAGAAGAAAAAAAGCTCCATGAATAG
- a CDS encoding M14 family metallopeptidase, translating to MKRLLKLSAFLFSAFVYSQKYETVFEKGNGNQSATYDQVISFYKMLDKDFESIKMESMGLTDCGESLQLVIFNPDKKFDSRSFDKRKSVILINNGIHAGEPDGIDASMMFFRDLAIGKIAVPKNTIVIAIPVYNIEGLLNRNSTSRVNQNGPEEYGFRGNGRNFDLNRDMIKSDAKNTKALVEILHKFNPDIFIDNHVSNGADYQYLLTYIQSQPDKLGKELGDFQRNVMTPSIVKNLKENGVESIPYVNVWGGTPDKGYAQFFDSPRYTTGYTSLFNMIGYVVETHMLKDYAKRVGATYRFMESLLNFVDKNTEQLKETRKKNSLQFSIGDKYPVQWKLDSTKVDKMKFLGYEGSYKKSDVTTGDRLFYDRNKPYSKEIDFYPKYKSVKEVVVPKSYVIPKSWWNVINLLKANNCQYTILKNDSIIEVESYKIADYKTATSAYEGHYNHRNTKVTSFVQKTRFSKGDYLFSVNETSIKYLLETLEPEALDSFFNWNFFDTILQQKEGYSEYVFEDLANEILQKNPNLRKQLDEKINNDKAFAQNPEAQLDWAYKNSVHYEKAHLQYPVYRIIK from the coding sequence ATGAAGAGACTTCTTAAATTATCTGCATTTCTTTTTTCAGCATTTGTATATTCTCAAAAATATGAGACAGTATTCGAAAAAGGTAACGGAAATCAATCTGCTACTTACGATCAAGTCATTTCGTTTTACAAAATGCTGGACAAAGACTTCGAGTCCATAAAAATGGAATCAATGGGACTTACAGATTGCGGAGAATCATTACAATTAGTTATTTTTAACCCTGATAAAAAGTTTGACTCTAGATCATTTGATAAAAGAAAATCTGTCATTTTAATAAATAACGGAATTCACGCAGGAGAGCCAGATGGAATAGATGCTTCTATGATGTTTTTTAGAGATTTGGCTATTGGAAAAATAGCTGTTCCTAAAAATACCATTGTAATTGCAATTCCTGTATATAATATTGAAGGATTGCTTAATCGAAATTCGACTTCAAGAGTCAATCAAAATGGTCCTGAAGAATATGGTTTTCGTGGAAACGGAAGAAATTTCGACTTGAATCGAGACATGATTAAATCGGATGCAAAGAATACAAAAGCACTTGTTGAAATTTTGCATAAATTCAATCCAGATATCTTTATAGATAATCATGTGAGTAATGGAGCTGATTATCAATATTTGTTAACCTACATTCAATCCCAACCTGACAAGTTAGGGAAGGAGTTGGGTGATTTTCAAAGAAATGTCATGACACCATCTATAGTGAAAAATCTTAAAGAAAATGGTGTTGAGTCTATTCCTTATGTAAATGTTTGGGGAGGTACACCGGATAAAGGATATGCTCAATTTTTTGATTCACCTAGATATACTACTGGTTACACATCTTTATTCAATATGATAGGCTATGTTGTCGAAACACATATGCTAAAAGATTATGCTAAAAGGGTAGGAGCAACGTACCGTTTTATGGAATCTCTCCTCAATTTTGTAGATAAAAATACAGAACAACTTAAAGAGACAAGAAAGAAAAATTCACTTCAATTTTCTATTGGTGACAAATATCCAGTACAATGGAAATTGGACTCAACTAAAGTTGATAAAATGAAATTTTTAGGCTATGAAGGAAGCTATAAAAAAAGCGATGTGACAACAGGAGATAGGCTGTTTTATGATAGGAATAAGCCTTATAGTAAAGAGATTGATTTTTATCCAAAATATAAATCGGTAAAAGAAGTGGTTGTTCCTAAATCATATGTTATTCCAAAGTCTTGGTGGAATGTGATTAATTTATTGAAAGCGAATAATTGTCAATATACCATCCTGAAAAATGACTCAATAATAGAAGTAGAAAGTTATAAAATAGCCGATTATAAAACTGCCACATCGGCTTATGAAGGACATTATAATCATCGTAATACAAAAGTTACTTCTTTTGTTCAGAAAACTAGATTTAGTAAAGGGGATTATTTGTTTTCTGTGAATGAAACCTCAATAAAATACCTATTAGAAACTTTGGAGCCAGAAGCGTTGGATTCTTTCTTTAATTGGAATTTTTTCGATACTATTCTTCAACAAAAAGAAGGATACTCAGAATATGTTTTTGAAGATTTAGCTAATGAAATTTTACAAAAGAACCCTAATTTGAGAAAACAATTAGATGAAAAAATAAATAATGATAAAGCTTTTGCACAAAATCCCGAAGCACAACTAGATTGGGCATATAAAAACTCTGTTCATTACGAAAAAGCACATTTGCAATATCCTGTTTATCGAATCATAAAATAA